A DNA window from Acetilactobacillus jinshanensis contains the following coding sequences:
- the rnpA gene encoding ribonuclease P protein component, with translation MRKSYRVKKETEFQRVFDTHDSVANRVFVVYKLKKNDQKHWRVGISVGKKIGNAVHRNWVKRRIRQTLTDLKPQLKSDYDFLVIARPSADKMSMADVKKNLTHALNLAKLLKSNPK, from the coding sequence ATGCGTAAATCATATCGTGTAAAAAAAGAAACTGAATTTCAGCGGGTCTTCGATACCCATGATTCAGTTGCGAACCGGGTCTTCGTGGTCTATAAATTGAAGAAAAATGACCAGAAGCACTGGCGAGTCGGGATTTCCGTTGGTAAAAAGATTGGAAACGCCGTTCACCGTAACTGGGTTAAGCGCCGGATCAGACAAACGTTGACTGATTTAAAGCCTCAGTTGAAGTCAGATTATGATTTCTTAGTAATCGCTCGACCGAGCGCTGACAAAATGTCGATGGCTGACGTTAAGAAAAATCTGACCCACGCCCTAAATTTAGCAAAATTATTAAAATCGAATCCCAAATGA
- a CDS encoding YidC/Oxa1 family membrane protein insertase: MKKKFKKWLSLSFVFSLMLFLTACSNKPITEHSTGLWDGGIVLNFSRAILWLSKTFGHSYGMGIIVFTIIVRIIILPLMIYQLRTMRKTQKIAPQLKALQKKYSSHDTETMEKLRTAQQKLYSEAGVNPLAGCLPLLVQLPILWALYQSIWRTHILRTGQFLWLRLGSRDPYLLLPILAAVFTFFSVWLSTKSQMQMNGMSKMMMIGMPIFIFFAALNIPSALSLYWVVTNAFSAVQILIFQNPWKIRKERSVRQRKHKAHERKIRKAIRRATRSKHNHKNRH, encoded by the coding sequence TTGAAGAAGAAATTTAAAAAATGGCTAAGTTTGTCATTTGTCTTTAGTTTGATGCTGTTCCTGACGGCTTGTAGTAATAAACCGATTACGGAACACAGTACCGGACTATGGGACGGTGGCATCGTTCTTAATTTTTCACGAGCGATCCTTTGGTTGTCTAAGACATTCGGGCACAGTTATGGTATGGGGATTATCGTCTTCACCATTATTGTCCGAATCATTATTTTGCCACTGATGATTTATCAGCTGCGGACAATGCGTAAGACACAAAAGATTGCCCCTCAGTTAAAGGCTTTACAGAAAAAGTATTCATCTCATGATACGGAAACCATGGAAAAGCTACGGACGGCTCAACAGAAGCTATATTCCGAAGCTGGGGTTAACCCGTTGGCCGGATGTTTACCATTATTGGTCCAGTTGCCAATTTTGTGGGCTCTATATCAGTCGATCTGGAGAACTCATATTCTGCGAACCGGTCAATTCCTGTGGCTAAGATTAGGTAGTCGAGATCCATATCTGCTGTTACCAATTCTGGCTGCGGTATTTACGTTCTTTAGTGTCTGGTTATCCACCAAGTCCCAGATGCAGATGAACGGGATGAGCAAGATGATGATGATTGGGATGCCAATCTTCATTTTCTTCGCTGCATTAAACATCCCGTCAGCATTGTCACTATACTGGGTGGTAACCAACGCATTCAGTGCCGTTCAGATCTTAATCTTCCAGAACCCATGGAAGATCAGAAAAGAACGTTCTGTTCGTCAGCGAAAGCACAAGGCTCACGAACGTAAGATTAGAAAAGCAATTCGTCGAGCTACCCGCAGTAAGCATAATCACAAAAACAGACATTAA
- the rpmH gene encoding 50S ribosomal protein L34 → MKRTYQPKKRKRARTHGFRARMQTKKGREVISRRRKKGRTRLTVSDN, encoded by the coding sequence ATGAAACGTACTTACCAACCAAAGAAACGTAAGCGTGCACGTACCCACGGTTTCCGTGCTCGGATGCAAACCAAAAAGGGTCGCGAAGTAATTTCACGTCGCCGTAAAAAAGGTCGCACAAGATTAACTGTTTCTGATAACTAA